A single window of Myxocyprinus asiaticus isolate MX2 ecotype Aquarium Trade chromosome 48, UBuf_Myxa_2, whole genome shotgun sequence DNA harbors:
- the LOC127437703 gene encoding midkine-B-like: protein MRSLISIALVLVVVLTFTVEASMKKKEKGKEPKAEAECSEWQYGKCVPNSGDCGAGIREATCNEQTKKTKCKVPCNWKKDFGADCKYKFERWAECDTTTGTRSRSGMLKKALFNAECQTTIKVSKPCTPKTPKPKGGEKKKGKGKEN, encoded by the exons ATGCGGAGTTTAATCTCAATAGCGCTTGTGCTGGTGGTGGTTCTGACGTTCACCGTTGAAGCCAGCATGaagaaaaaag AAAAGGGCAAAGAGCCCAAAGCAGAGGCGGAGTGCAGTGAATGGCAATATGGGAAATGTGTACCAAACAGCGGAGACTGTGGTGCTGGCATTCGGGAGGCAACCTGCAATGAACAAACAAAGAAAACCAAGTGCAAAGTCCCATGTAACTGGAAGAAGGACTTCGGTG CGGATTGCAAGTACAAGTTTGAGCGCTGGGCTGAATGTGACACAACTACAGGAACCAGAAGCCGATCTGGAATGCTGAAGAAGGCACTGTTTAACGCTGAATGCCAGACCACCATTAAAGTATCCAAACCTTGCACCCCAAAGACCCCCAAACCCAAGGGAGGGGAGAAgaagaaaggaaaaggaaaggaaaactaA